In Acanthopagrus latus isolate v.2019 chromosome 17, fAcaLat1.1, whole genome shotgun sequence, the following are encoded in one genomic region:
- the lim2.5 gene encoding lens intrinsic membrane protein 2.5 isoform X2 translates to MGHKCRNQMSWQLFCSGVNLVVRLEGQQSPYWNATRAFMILSAMSCFAGIIAGILSFAHFSAFERFNRSFAAGIMFFVSTLFVLLAMAIYTGVTVNFLGKRFGDWRFSWSYILGWVALLMTFFAGIFYMCAYRMHECRRVAGPR, encoded by the exons ATGGGACATAAATGTCGAAACCAAATGTCATGGCAACTCTTTTGCTCTGGTGTCAACCTCGTGGTGAGGCTGGAGGGTCAGCAAAGTC CTTACTGGAATGCCACTCGTGCTTTCATGATCCTCTCCGCCATGTCATGCTTTGCTGGTATTATCGCAGGAATCCTCTCCTTTGCCCACTTCTCGGCTTTCGAGAGGTTCAACCGCTCCTTTGCTGCTGGGATCATGTTCTTTGTTTCAA CTCTCTTCGTTCTGCTTGCAATGGCCATTTACACCGGGGTGACAGTGAACTTCCTGGGCAAGCGCTTTGGTGACTGGCGCTTCTCTTGGTCCTACATACTAGGCTGGGTGGCCCTGCTCATGACCTTCTTTGCAG GTATATTCTACATGTGTGCCTACAGAATGCATGAGTGCAGAAGAGTGGCTGGCCCAcgttaa
- the etfb gene encoding electron transfer flavoprotein subunit beta yields MSGRVLVGVKRVIDYAVKIRVKPDNSSVVTDGVKHSMNPFCEIAVEEAVKLKEKKLIKEVVAVSCGPQQSQETIRTALAMGADRGIHVEVTGKDYETLGPLQVSKIMAALAKKEDAQLVILGKQAIDDDCNQTGQMTAALLDWPQGTFASEVSLDGDMVKVVREIDGGLETIKIKTPAVVTADLRLNTPRYATLPNIMKAKKKKIANVKPADLGVDLTSRLEVLRVDEPPQRQAGVKVETVDDLVGKLKEAGTV; encoded by the exons aTTCGTGTGAAGCCAGACAACAGCAGCGTGGTGACGGATGGCGTCAAGCACTCAATGAACCCCTTCTGTGAGATCGCTGTGGAGGAGGCGGTcaagctgaaggagaagaagctTATTAAGGAGGTGGTGGCTGTCAGCTGCGGGCCACAGCAATCACAG GAGACCATCCGTACTGCCCTTGCCATGGGAGCAGACCGCGGCATTCATGTGGAAGTGACGGGGAAAGACTATGAAACCCTGGGCCCCCTGCAGGTCTCCAAGATCATGGCTGCTTTGGCCAAGAAGGAGGATGCTCAACTGGTCATCCTTGGCAAACAG GCCATCGATGATGACTGCAATCAGACAGGCCAGATGACAGCAGCCTTACTGGACTGGCCTCAG GGTACTTTTGCATCAGAGGTGTCACTGGATGGAGACATGGTTAAAGTGGTGAGAGAGATCGATGGGGGGCTGGAAACTATTAAGATCAAAACACCTGCAGTGGTTACCGCAGACCTTCGACTCAACACCCCCCGATACGCCACCCTGCCTAATATCATG aaagccaagaagaagaagatcgcTAACGTGAAGCCTGCAGATTTAGGCGTGGACCTCACATCACGGTTGGAGGTGTTGAGAGTGGATGAGCCCCCACAGAGACAGGCGGGGGTGAAGGTGGAGACGGTGGACGACCTGGTGGGAAAACTGAAGGAGGCAGGGACGGTGTAG
- the lim2.5 gene encoding lens intrinsic membrane protein 2.5 isoform X1: protein MMYSFMGGGLFCAIVGNILLVVSTATDYWMQYRLSGSFAHQGLWRYCMSGKCYMQTDSIAYWNATRAFMILSAMSCFAGIIAGILSFAHFSAFERFNRSFAAGIMFFVSTLFVLLAMAIYTGVTVNFLGKRFGDWRFSWSYILGWVALLMTFFAGIFYMCAYRMHECRRVAGPR from the exons ATGATGTACAGCTTCATGGGAGGGGGCCTATTTTGTGCCATCGTGGGGAACATCCTGTTGGTGGTCTCCACAGCCACAGACTACTGGATGCAGTATCGTCTGTCTGGCAGCTTTGCCCATCAGGGCCTGTGGAGGTACTGCATGTCTGGCAAGTGCTACATGCAGACTGACAGCATTG CTTACTGGAATGCCACTCGTGCTTTCATGATCCTCTCCGCCATGTCATGCTTTGCTGGTATTATCGCAGGAATCCTCTCCTTTGCCCACTTCTCGGCTTTCGAGAGGTTCAACCGCTCCTTTGCTGCTGGGATCATGTTCTTTGTTTCAA CTCTCTTCGTTCTGCTTGCAATGGCCATTTACACCGGGGTGACAGTGAACTTCCTGGGCAAGCGCTTTGGTGACTGGCGCTTCTCTTGGTCCTACATACTAGGCTGGGTGGCCCTGCTCATGACCTTCTTTGCAG GTATATTCTACATGTGTGCCTACAGAATGCATGAGTGCAGAAGAGTGGCTGGCCCAcgttaa
- the vsig10l gene encoding V-set and immunoglobulin domain-containing protein 10-like: MMMWLEEFRRLGKVFLAIVLIFALQGTHTELLLVSAAGPTEVNAVAGRNVTLAVPFSGAPDTSVIWFMGDVSVAIWIIDSSTPANIPENHKDVLKIEPNGSLTFVNVPLDYSSNYTVEMTKPGLGKSSATFTLKVFEIIQNVTLSSSKFAIEGTDRFTLSYSMLQGVVEHQMWFVNGTEINTNSHYSVEKQSLVILGPNRRDAGQYMVSLTNPFSSETAHMNVSVLYGPDDPKLEARPAQPLYESGDSLSLSCEAEGFPLPTVKWAFDGQTLFESNGRVLNLSNIQTSQGGNYTCMLLNNETKAERHKSIILKVYERPSGSLMCSVQSVNNVTLQYHCRWAGGTPEAQLSFPALSNTSSGAGNFSLTVTATDDLNGKTVTCQASHPLEQDECNITASGPVKFQPAVKTTVDADDKVAVTIHCVSEATPQAVVSWSKGSQAVTNGTTYQISADTTQLKISDYNVTSSRLQNFTCVCSNPMGSQRREVQLRGPSISDFSGLPNQEGTVIRLTWEVPPTSVVTGFDIQMKGPDLVTDTSNGTQTRGSSDKFRTIQHHPGSVRSADIFNLNPKSTYRFRVIPKALTTEGEPSGIYRIGPGEGLSGPAIAGIAAGIPCSLLFLLLLGGFIYLCVYCHKNRSRQTRYPVGRAVEKAITIQPDAIPPHNLLTGGLKSLPDYNRLQQTPSERSVALPSFVPPAPVRVATTV, encoded by the exons atgatgatgtggCTGGAAGAGTTTAGGAGATTGGGCAAAGTTTTTCTGGCCATTGTACTTATCTTTGCTCTTCAAG gcacacacactgagctgctgctggtctctgctgctgGTCCCACTGAGGTCAATGCTGTGGCCGGCAGAAACGTGACTCTGGCTGTGCCCTTCAGCGGTGCTCCTGACACATCTGTCATCTGGTTCATGGGAGATGTTTCTGTGGCCATCTGGATTATTGACTCATCCACTCCCGCAAACATACCTGAAAACCATAAGGATGTGCTGAAGATCGAACCAAATGGATCTcttacatttgtaaatgttcCACTTGACTACAGCAGTAACTACACTGTTGAAATGACAAAGCCTGGACTGGGAAAGTCTTCGGCTACTTTTACTCTGAAGGTATTTG aaaTCATACAGAATGTGACTCTGAGCTCATCTAAGTTTGCCATAGAAGGAACTGACCGGTTCACCCTGAGTTACAGCATGCTGCAAGGAGTGGTGGAGCATCAGATGTGGTTTGTCAACGGCACAGAGATAAATACCAACTCGCACTACTCGGTGGAGAAACAGAGTCTTGTGATCCTCGGGCCAAACCGAAGAGATGCAGGACAGTACATGGTGTCACTGACGAACCCCTTCAGCAGTGAGACGGCTCACATGAACGTCTCTGTGCTGT ATGGTCCTGATGACCCCAAACTTGAGGCCCGTCCAGCTCAGCCGCTCTACGAGTCCGGAGACTCTCTGAGCCTCTCCTGTGAGGCTGAAGGATTCCCACTGCCGACTGTTAAGTGGGCCTTTGATGGTCAGACCCTGTTCGAGTCCAATGGACGAGTCCTAAATCTATCAAACATACAGACGAGTCAAGGGGGCAATTATACATGCATGCTGCTCAATAATGAGACCAAAGCAGAGCGCCACAAGAGCATCATTTTGAAGGTTTATG AGAGGCCGTCGGGCAGCCTGATGTGCTCCGTGCAGTCGGTGAACAACGTCACCCTGCAGTACCACTGTCGGTGGGCAGGGGGAACCCCGGAGGCTCAGCTTTCTTTCCCGGCACTGAGCAACACGAGCAGCGGAGCAGGAAACTTCAGCCTGACGGTCACCGCCACGGATGACCTCAACGGGAAAACTGTCACGTGCCAGGCCTCCCATCCACTTGAACAGGATGAGTGCAATATTACTGCAA GTGGTCCAGTCAAGTTCCAGCCAGCGGTGAAAACCACAGTCGACGCTGACGACAAAGTAGCAGTCACTATCCACTGCGTCAGCGAGGCCACGCCTCAGGCTGTGGTGTCCTGGTCCAAAGGCAGCCAGGCTGTCACCAACGGGACAACTTACCAGATCAGCGCCGACACCACACAGCTCAAGATTAGCGATTACAACGTCACCAGCTCCCGCCTCCAAAACTTCACCTGCGTGTGCAGCAACCCAATGGGCAGCCAAAGGAGGGAAGTTCAGCTGAGAG GACCGTCAATCTCAGATTTCAGTGGGTTACCTAATCAAGAAGGAACCGTCATCAGGTTGACCTGGGAGGTCCCGCCCACCTCTGTTGTTACAG GGTTTGACATCCAGATGAAAGGACCAGACCTTGTGACCGACACTAGTAATGGCACCCAAACTAGAGGCAGCTCAGACAAGTTTCGAACCATCCAGCACCATCCGGGCTCTGTCAGGAGCGCGGACATCTTCAACCTCAATCCCAAATCGACGTACAGGTTTCGGGTCATCCCCAAAGCTCTTACGACTGAAGGGGAGCCATCTGGGATCTACAGGATTGGTCCAG GTGAAGGTCTGAGTGGACCTGCCATAGCGGGCATCGCTGCAGGAATCCCCTGCAGccttctcttcctgctgctgctgggaggctTCATCTACCTCTGTGTTTACTGCCACAAGAACAGGA GTCGGCAGACAAGATATCCAGTGGGCAGAGCCGTTGAGAAA GCAATAACAATCCAACCAGATGCAATCCCTCCTCATAACCTGCTGACAGGAGGGCTGAAGTCTCTCCCTGATTACAACAGATTGCAGCAG accCCGTCGGAGAGATCAGTGGCTCTCCCCAGCTTTGTTCCTCCAGCACCTGTCAGAGTTGCTACAACCGTCTGA